In the genome of Pseudanabaena mucicola str. Chao 1806, the window ACTAAGAACTATCCAGGCATTACAGTTCAGACTGGAATCGCTAAAAAAGAAGGACTTAGAAGTTATTTGGGTGCTGTATATCTATCTGGTTCTTCAACTAATGATCTCACCACAATAGCTATTTTGTGCGAATCAAACGAGCCAACAATCAAGGAAGCAGGAATGCCAAAATTTGATGGAAAAGCATTGCAATGTCCTGATGGTTATACATCTCTAAATTAGGAGCCTTCTATGTCTCCCTATCTGCTCAAAAAGCTAAATCTAATTCATAAGAATCTGCCATCCTCTGAAGAATTGCCAGATTCCGACGAAATGCCTGTGGATAATCAATTACAAGATCTATTGCCGCACCTGCTGCTCAGCGTCCTAGCCACTATTTGGGCTGAGCGCATGGATTGGTATTTTGGTGTGGATATGGGAATTTATTACGAGCCTGATCAGCCAGCGATCGTTCCTGATGCATTTTTGGCGTTGGGTGTGGAGCGCATTATTAACGATGGGTTACGTCTTAGCTATGTACTTTGGGAAGAAGAACAGTTACCAATTCTGACTTTAGAAGTTGTTTCTCGCAAATATCGTAATGAATATAGTGACAAAAAGGATTTCTATGCAGATTTAGGTATTCTCTATTACGTCATTTACAATCCCTATCGCCGCCGCTTGCCTAGTTTTGAAGTTTATAAACTGGTCGGAAATCACTACGAAAAATTGCAAGGCAAATCGAAACAAGAACCGATTTGGCTACCAGAAATTGGATTAGCGATTGGAGTCGAACATGGCAATTATCAAGGTATTGAGCGTGAATGGGTTTATTGGTACAACGCATCAGGCGATCGCTACCTCACCCCCGAAGAGACAAACCTCCAGCTAAGACAAAAAAATCAAAAATACGAGGATATGCTGCGATCGCTAGGAGTTGATCCTGATGCGATCTAAACCCAATTTCTCAAATTACAGGTTTATCGATCAATGAGTTAGAAGCTTTAAAAGCCTCAAACCTATAGCGTAGTATTATTAAGACCTTGTGATTTCACAGATTTATAGTTAACAAAAATTT includes:
- a CDS encoding Uma2 family endonuclease; the protein is MSPYLLKKLNLIHKNLPSSEELPDSDEMPVDNQLQDLLPHLLLSVLATIWAERMDWYFGVDMGIYYEPDQPAIVPDAFLALGVERIINDGLRLSYVLWEEEQLPILTLEVVSRKYRNEYSDKKDFYADLGILYYVIYNPYRRRLPSFEVYKLVGNHYEKLQGKSKQEPIWLPEIGLAIGVEHGNYQGIEREWVYWYNASGDRYLTPEETNLQLRQKNQKYEDMLRSLGVDPDAI